TCGCCGGCTACACTAACGCCGGGAAGTCGACGCTGTTGCGGCGGCTCGCCGCCGACCTGGACATCGACGAGAACGAAGACCGACACCCCGACTTGGACACGACGGCCGAGAGCGAGGACCGCCTGTTCACGACCCTCGGGACGACGACCAGACGCGCCGAAGTCGGGAAACGGGAGGTCCTGGTCACCGACACCGTCGGCTTCATCCAGAACCTCCCCCACTGGCTCGTCGAGTCGTTCAAGTCGACGCTCGACTCGGTCTACCGGGCCGACCTCGTGTTGCTCGTCGTCGACGTCTCCGAGTCGGTCGAGGAGATCCGGGAGAAACTGGTGACGAGCCACGACACGCTCTACGAGCGCAACGAAGCCCCGATCGTCACCGTCCTGAACAAGACCGATGCGGTCGACGACGACGAAGTCGACCGCAAGAAAGCCGCACTCTCGGCGCTGGCCCCGAACCCCGTCGCCGTCAGCGCCGCCGAGGGGACGAACGTCGACCGGTTGTCCCAGCGTATCGACGACGAACTCCCGGACTACGAGGAAGAACGGCTCGTCCTCCCGATGACCGACGACACGATGAGTCTCGTCTCCTGGATCCACGACCACGCCAACGTCGAGTCCGTCGACTACGGCGACGAGGTCGTCATCGAGTTCGAGGCCCGACCCGCCATCGTCGAGCAATCACGCGCACGGGCCGGCGACCTCGTCGGGGCCTCGGCGTAGTCGTCGCGGTTACGCCCAGAGGACTGTCGGAATCTCTTCGAGGAGATCGGTCGCGACGAGGCCGTTCCCGCGTTCGTCGACGACCCGATCCCCCGCTGCACCGTTCGCGTAGGCAGCCAACGCCGCGGCGTCGATGGGAGCCTGCACGCAGGCCAGCGCGCCGGAGAGTCCCGCCAGCACGTCGCCGGTCCCGCCGACGGTCATCCCCGCGTTCCCGGTCCGGCCGACGCGCGTCCGGTTCCCGTCGGAGACGATATCGTACGGACCCTTCACGAGCAGCGTCGCGCCGATCTCCGCGGCGAACGATTCGACGAGCGACAGCCGTTCACGCCAGTCCTCGCTCGTCTCGCCACCCATCGCCCGGAGTTCGCCCTGGTGTGGCGTACAGAGCAGGTCCGCGTCGGTCTCGACCTCGGGAACGACCTGCAACGCGTCGGCGTCGACGACGGCGGTCCCGTCGAACCGCGCCAGCAGGTCCGCGACCGCGTCCAGCGTCTCGTCGGCGTCACCGAGTCCGGGACCGAGGACGAGCGTGTCGTGAGACGCGGCGTGGTCCGCGATCCGATCCACGTGTGTGGGCGCGAGGCGGTCGTCGTCGTACGGAAGGACGATGAGGTTCTCACTGTACCCCTGGACCTCCCGTGCGACCGAGGCCGGACAGACTACCCGGACGAGATCGGCGCCGCCTCGGAGCGCCGACTGGGCGGCCAGTGCCGGCGCACCGGTGTAGGGGCCACCACCGACCACCAGCACTTCCCCGTTGTCGCCTTTGTGACTGGCGGGGTCCCGGTCGAGCCGGAGGAGATCGCCGCGCTCGACGAACAGTTCGGCGGCCTCGGGGATGCCGATGTCGGCGACCGTCACCGTCGCGTCCAGATCGTCCAGCCCCGGTTTGGTATCGTGGAAGGTCACGACGTGATCGGCCTCGACCGCACTCGCGGCGAGGGTCCCGCTCTCGGCGTCCAGTCCGGAGGGAACGTCGACGGCGAGGACCGTCGCGTCGCTTTCGTTCATCGCTCGGGCCGCCGTCGCCGCCGGTTCCCGGAGGTCGCCGGCGATACCCGTCCCGAGCATCGCGTCGACCACGAGGTCGGGGTCCGACAGCGAGAACGCCGCGGAGTCCCTGACCTGTGTTGTCGAGTACTCGGCGCGCTGGAGTGCCTCCCAGTTCTCCCGTGCGATGTCGGTCGTGATCGTCTCGGGCCGCCCAAGCAGACAGAGCCGCAGATCGTACTCGTCGAGGAACCGGGCCGCGACCAGCGCGTCCCCGCCGTTGTTCCCTCGTCCGGCGACGACGGTAATCCGGTCGCCGGGCGCTGCGTGGGTACGGACCTCGCGTGCGAGTGCGTGGCCCGAGGACTCCATCAACTGTTTGCGCGGAACGCCGAGCGCCTCCGCGTTGGCGTCGACGACGGCCATCTCGGAACCGGTGAGCATGGACGGGCGTTCGCCGGCCACGCTCGTAACTGTGGGGGACCTACCAGCGGACCTCGAACCCGTCGAGTCCCTCGGGGTCCTCGTAGGTGACCTCGACGTCCGTGACGTCGGCCCGTTTACTCCCCTCGTGACAGAAGTCGATCATCGCCTCGACGACCTCCTCGTTCCCCTCGAAGACGGCCTCGACCCGGCCGTCGTCCAAGTTCTTCACCCAGCCGTCGACGCCCTGTTCCCGTGCGGTGTCTCTGGTGGTCGCCCGGTAGTAGACGCCCTGAACGCGTCCGGAGACGAACACGTGTGCGCGAGTGCGGGACATGGCCGTCAGTATCGGCGGCTCCCAGTTAGCTTCAGTGGTCCCGGCCGCCCGAGCGGAGGTAGTGGAACAGGTACGTCTGTGTGTAACCGGCGTACTCCCCGCCCAGTGCCGCCCGGATCGCTCGGGAGGTTTCGGCGTAGTTGCCCCGCTCGCAGTCGGGATAGTACTCCTCGATCGTGGTCCGAATCCAGGTGTCCAGCGGGACCGCCTCCAGGAACTCCAGCGAGAACAGCAGGACGCAGTCGGCGACCTTCTCACCGACGCCGACGAACTGTGTCAGGAACTCGCGGGCGGCCTCGTACTCTCGCCCCGTCGCGTCGGCGGGGTCGGCCTCGCCGGTCGCGACCATCTCGGCCGTCCGCCGGACGTACGGAGCGCGGTAGCCGAGGCTCAGGTCCCGGAGTTCGCCCTCGGTCGCGGCCGCCAGCGTTTCGGGCGTCGGAAAGGCGTTGTACGTCTCCCCGTCGAAGGTAACGGCGTCGCCGAACTCCCGGCGGAGCGCCTGCTGCATGCCGTGGATGCGGCCGACGCGCATCTGCGCCGAGCAGATAAACGAGATCAGCGTCGGGAAGACCGGTTCCCGGACGATGCGCATCCCCCAGTAGGCGTCGTAGGCCTCCTCGACGACGGCCTCGTCGGTCGCCGTCTCCCGGATCGCCACGAGGTCGTCGCCCAGTCCGAGCAGTTCCCGGAGGATCGGTTCGGCGTCGATCGTCGACCTCCACTCCAGTCGGCCGTCGGTCTGGCGGGCCTGGACGACCACTGGCTCGCCGTCGACGCGTACCGTCGTCCAGTACCACGCGTCGCCACCGCTTGCCGCCTCCCGTTCGTACATCTGGCCGTCCTCGCGGTCCCACAGATACGACTGCCCGCTTTCGACGGTGGCCTGTAGATCCAGCCCGCCCGACAGCGACGCCACGTCGATGTGTCCCTCTTCCATCGGGCGGACGGACGGGACGAACGCTCTTCGGGGTTTCGAGTCGACGGTCCCCGTGCGTGTCACCGGGCTAACCTTCATTATGTCCGCTAACTAATACCACACCATGGACTGCAGAGTTGTCGTCGAAGCCGCGGTCCCCGTCTACGACGTGGCGACAAGTGACGAGGCCGTCCGGATCGCCATCTCCAAGACTGGCGAGATGCTGAACCCGGACCTCAACTACGTGGAGATCAACATGGGCGGGCGGAGTTGTCCCCACTGTGACGAGGCGATCGAACCCGCGTTCATCGCTGCCGACGAGAGTCTCGTCGCCCTCGAACTAGAGATGACCGTGTTCAACGTCGAGCGTGACGAACACGCCGCACGGATCGCCCGAAAAGAGATCGGACAACGGCTCGAAAACATTCCGCTCGAAGTACTGGAAATCGAGGAGATCGAGTCCGACGAAGCCGATGACACCGACGCGACCGACGAGACGGGTGACGAGGAGACGGACGACGAGGACGTCCTCCCGGAGTTCGAGGAGCTCATCGACGAGTAGCGAAGCTACGGGAACAACTGAGAGAGTGAAAACGCAACGGCCAGTCAGTCCGCAGCAGCAGAAACCGGCTCTTTCTCGTCGGCAGTCATCTCCGAGGTGATCCCCGTCGCGATGGCGGAGACGGCAGCCTTGTGGTCCGTCTTCGATTTGTGGATAGAAGTAGGTTTGACGCCCAGCGTTTCGTATTCGTCGTGTTCGACTTCGTCGCCTGTTTCGCGTTCGTAGTGGTTCTGTACCTGTGCAAGCAGGCCGTGGAGATGAATGAGCTCCTGCTTTTTCATGGTCACCACATGCTTGCAACTGGAAGGATATAGTATTACTTTGACGGGGGTTACCATACGTCTCGGTGTCCAGTGCTGAAATCCGTGCTATCTGGACACGTCCGCGGCATCTGCGACAGTCGTGTCGGCATCTGTTTGGGGTTCTCTGAAAAGTTTTTATCGAGGGAGTAACCACACGCATGTATGGAGTACGACAGCATGCTCGACCGGGCGATCGAGGAGACACCGGAGATCGACGGGACCTCCGAACGGTTCGAAGTCCCCGACCCGGAGGTCCGCCAGGAGGGCAACACCACCGTCTTCGAGAACTTCCAGGCTGTCTGTCGACGACTGGATCGGGAGCCCGACCACGTGATGCAGTTCCTGCAAAACGACGTCGGGACGAGCGGACACATCGACGAGAGCGGGCGAGCACGACTGACTGGCGCGTTCGATGCCGCCCGTATCGGGAACGGAATCGACGAGTACGTCGAGCAGTACGTCCTCTGTCCCGAGTGTGGACTGCCGGACACACGGCTCGAACGCGAGCAAGGCGCGATAATCCGGCGTTGTGAAGCGTGTGGTGCACGCTCCCCAGTCGAGAACTGACCGTTATTGGAGTCGCTTCAACGTCCCGAGATCACGCTCTGTCCGGGTGAATTCGGCGAGCCGTCTGCTAGCGTGGCAGTTCGGACAGTGAAAGACGGTGTCGTGGCGTGGAAGGTCGTTCGGCGTCGACTCCCAGTCTTTCGTACACTCCGGGCAGAGCAGACGGACATACGCTTCCTCCATGTGTGTTAGTCACACACATCTGGAAGGGTGAAAAAGGTTGCCGTGGACCACCTACGGCGAATCAGGCCGAGAGATCCTCGGCTTCGAGGAGTTCCTTGTAGCGGTTCCGGATCGTGACTTCGGAGATGTTCGCCACCTCGCTGACCTCGCTCTGGGTGACCTTCTCGTTGGTCAACAGTGCCGCGGCGTAGACGGCAGCGGCCGCGAGGCCGACCGGCGACTTCCCCGAGAGCAGTCCGTCTTTCCGCGCGTTCTCGACGAGCGTCCGGGCGCGGCGTTCGGTCTCGTCACTGAGGTTCAGATCGGAGACGAACCGGGGCAGGTAGTGTTCGGGGTCGGCGGGCTTGACCTCCAGGTTCAGTTCGCGGACGATGTATCGGTAGGTCCGCGTGAGTTCCATCTTCTCGACCCTGGAGACTCTGGCCATCTCGTCGAGCGAGCGTGGGCTCCCAGCCATGCGGGCAGAGGCATACAGCGCGGCGGTAGCGACCCCTTCGATCGAACGACCGGGGAGGAGGTCCTCGCCGAGGGCGCGCCGATAGATGACACTGGCAGTCTCACGGACACTCTGGGGCAGGCCAAGCGCCGAGGCCATACGGTCGATCTCACCGAGGGCCTGCTTGAGGTTGCGCTCTTTGGAATCGCGAGTACGGAACCGTTCGTTCCAGGTGCGCAATCGCTGCATCTTCTGGCGCTGCTGGGCCGACAGCGACCGGCCGTAGGCGTCCTTGTTCTGCCAGCCGATGTTCGTCGAGAGCCCCTTGTCGTGCATCATGTTCGTCGTCGGGGCACCCACGCGGGACTTCTGGTCTTTCTCCGAGGAGTCGAAGGCACGCCACTCCGGGCCGTGGTCGATCTCGTCTTCCTCGACGACCAGGCCACAGTCCCCACAGACGGTCTCTCCGTGTTCGGTGTCGTTGACCAGGCTCCCGCCACACTCCGGGCAGGTGTCCGTCTGTTCTTGCTCTTGCTGGTCGCTCTCTAGCCGTTCTCTGGTTCGTGCGTTGGTTGTTGTCGTTGTTTCGCTCATAGTGGTGGTCCCGTTCTGCCGGGTGCAGAACGCTGAAGAACCCTTCGGCGAGTTCTCGTTACCTTTAGTTAGGTAGAAAAGTATATAAAGCTTTCGCTGTTGTGCGAACAATCAGCAATATAGCACCCGTACGGCAGTCCCAGCCGATCCCTCGGGCAGTCGGCAGTGAGATGACGGTAAACGGCGTTTCTCGCCCCTTTACGGCCGCCAGTGTGTCAATTGATACCGTTCAGGACGGCCGATTGCCGTTACTCTCGCCGGAGAAGGCGGGAAATTCCGAAGCATCGACGGTGCCAGTTTTGTGCATACTCTGCTGTACCGGTATCGCGGTTCGGCGCGGCGATCGCCGCACGGACACCACCCGGGTACGAGTCACTGCGTGAACAGGTGCCCCGCTTCGGGAACGTCGAACAGACCGATACGGGCACCGGCGTCGAGCCACGCGTGCCCGTAGGAGAACGCTGCCAGGGCGTTGACCGGGTCGTCGTTCTCCCGGAAGTGACGCCCGTCCTCCAGGTAGGACCGTGCCATCTCTGCACAGTCTACGGCACCGTCGTGCATCGGTGTCCCTTCGGGCGGTGCGATCTCTGCGGCGTCGACAGCCTCGGCGAGCAGTCCCTCGTAGCGGTCGGTCTTCTCGTCCAGATCGGCAGCCATACCCACCCTTCGGAGCCCGTCGATGTGGGCGTTCCGACCTCGTCGTGTGTGTCGGTGATACTCGCCTCCTTTCGTGGCTCGTGACCGGTAGACACGGTATCGCGAGTGATCCGCGCACGACAGCACAAACTAAATACGCCGGCCGACAGTAACTCTGGTAATGACAGAGACACCGGAGCACCGGCGCCTCATTATCGCCGGCTCGGGCATCGCGGGACTGAGCGCCGCCATCTACGCCGCGCGGTCGAACAACGAGCCCCTCGTTCTGGAGGGGGACGAACCGGGTGGACAGCTCACGCTGACCAGCGAAGTCGAGAACTACCCCGGTTTCCCGGAG
Above is a window of Haloarcula halophila DNA encoding:
- the hflX gene encoding GTPase HflX is translated as MTARQSTERAVVAKRVDSGTAATTEIRELTRAAGYEIAGEITQTRTEDPAYHMGEGKIVRLSNVVAREEATVVIFDNQLGPYQTYNIGNKLPTGVRVIDRFRLIIEIFGQRAQTRKAQLQVELAELRYELPRAEAKASLAKRDERPGFMGLGEYDEGREEDIKKQIARINDELESIEETEQHRREQRRESGFDLVALAGYTNAGKSTLLRRLAADLDIDENEDRHPDLDTTAESEDRLFTTLGTTTRRAEVGKREVLVTDTVGFIQNLPHWLVESFKSTLDSVYRADLVLLVVDVSESVEEIREKLVTSHDTLYERNEAPIVTVLNKTDAVDDDEVDRKKAALSALAPNPVAVSAAEGTNVDRLSQRIDDELPDYEEERLVLPMTDDTMSLVSWIHDHANVESVDYGDEVVIEFEARPAIVEQSRARAGDLVGASA
- a CDS encoding NAD(P)H-hydrate dehydratase, with translation MLTGSEMAVVDANAEALGVPRKQLMESSGHALAREVRTHAAPGDRITVVAGRGNNGGDALVAARFLDEYDLRLCLLGRPETITTDIARENWEALQRAEYSTTQVRDSAAFSLSDPDLVVDAMLGTGIAGDLREPAATAARAMNESDATVLAVDVPSGLDAESGTLAASAVEADHVVTFHDTKPGLDDLDATVTVADIGIPEAAELFVERGDLLRLDRDPASHKGDNGEVLVVGGGPYTGAPALAAQSALRGGADLVRVVCPASVAREVQGYSENLIVLPYDDDRLAPTHVDRIADHAASHDTLVLGPGLGDADETLDAVADLLARFDGTAVVDADALQVVPEVETDADLLCTPHQGELRAMGGETSEDWRERLSLVESFAAEIGATLLVKGPYDIVSDGNRTRVGRTGNAGMTVGGTGDVLAGLSGALACVQAPIDAAALAAYANGAAGDRVVDERGNGLVATDLLEEIPTVLWA
- a CDS encoding acylphosphatase produces the protein MSRTRAHVFVSGRVQGVYYRATTRDTAREQGVDGWVKNLDDGRVEAVFEGNEEVVEAMIDFCHEGSKRADVTDVEVTYEDPEGLDGFEVRW
- a CDS encoding DNA-3-methyladenine glycosylase family protein — its product is MEEGHIDVASLSGGLDLQATVESGQSYLWDREDGQMYEREAASGGDAWYWTTVRVDGEPVVVQARQTDGRLEWRSTIDAEPILRELLGLGDDLVAIRETATDEAVVEEAYDAYWGMRIVREPVFPTLISFICSAQMRVGRIHGMQQALRREFGDAVTFDGETYNAFPTPETLAAATEGELRDLSLGYRAPYVRRTAEMVATGEADPADATGREYEAAREFLTQFVGVGEKVADCVLLFSLEFLEAVPLDTWIRTTIEEYYPDCERGNYAETSRAIRAALGGEYAGYTQTYLFHYLRSGGRDH
- a CDS encoding DUF555 domain-containing protein encodes the protein MDCRVVVEAAVPVYDVATSDEAVRIAISKTGEMLNPDLNYVEINMGGRSCPHCDEAIEPAFIAADESLVALELEMTVFNVERDEHAARIARKEIGQRLENIPLEVLEIEEIESDEADDTDATDETGDEETDDEDVLPEFEELIDE
- a CDS encoding UPF0058 family protein; protein product: MKKQELIHLHGLLAQVQNHYERETGDEVEHDEYETLGVKPTSIHKSKTDHKAAVSAIATGITSEMTADEKEPVSAAAD
- a CDS encoding translation initiation factor IF-2 subunit beta, with product MEYDSMLDRAIEETPEIDGTSERFEVPDPEVRQEGNTTVFENFQAVCRRLDREPDHVMQFLQNDVGTSGHIDESGRARLTGAFDAARIGNGIDEYVEQYVLCPECGLPDTRLEREQGAIIRRCEACGARSPVEN
- a CDS encoding transcription initiation factor IIB; this translates as MSETTTTTNARTRERLESDQQEQEQTDTCPECGGSLVNDTEHGETVCGDCGLVVEEDEIDHGPEWRAFDSSEKDQKSRVGAPTTNMMHDKGLSTNIGWQNKDAYGRSLSAQQRQKMQRLRTWNERFRTRDSKERNLKQALGEIDRMASALGLPQSVRETASVIYRRALGEDLLPGRSIEGVATAALYASARMAGSPRSLDEMARVSRVEKMELTRTYRYIVRELNLEVKPADPEHYLPRFVSDLNLSDETERRARTLVENARKDGLLSGKSPVGLAAAAVYAAALLTNEKVTQSEVSEVANISEVTIRNRYKELLEAEDLSA
- a CDS encoding DUF357 domain-containing protein, which codes for MAADLDEKTDRYEGLLAEAVDAAEIAPPEGTPMHDGAVDCAEMARSYLEDGRHFRENDDPVNALAAFSYGHAWLDAGARIGLFDVPEAGHLFTQ